The sequence AAAGAATTGGATAATGCGCCACCATGTACTTTGATGATCTTACCTTCCTGCGCCAGTTCTGCCAGGTCTCTGCGGATTGTATCTTCAGATACCTGGATCTGTTCACTCAGATGTGAGGACAGCACCTTATTATGTAAGTTCACCTGGTGAAGTATATAGGCGTGGCGTTCTTCTTTTAGCATCTTAGTTTGGTTGAAAATTTAATAGGTGCGATCCGGAGTTGAAATTCAGCAAAAAAACGCACAAATCCAAATATAAATCCGCATTTTTTTGCTGGTTCACGCATTTTTTTTTGAAAAACTTGCTGGTTTATGCAGGAAATGAATATTTTCCCATGGTGATAGCTGGCATTCCAGGCTTTCCGAAGTTGATTCCTTCTCCCATTACAGCTTCATTTGCCAGGATAGCAAATAATACCGCTTCTTTCGCATCGCCGGCTATTCCCAGTTCACTGGTGGTATTTATTCTTAAGTGCGGCATGCGGGCTTTGATCAATCCGACTAATAATGGATTGTGTGCACCGCCGCCACTCATGTATACTGCGTAAGATCTGTCTGCGTCCAATACACTCAGCAATGCATCGGTAATAGTATCTGCACTGAATTGTGTAAGGGTGGCCATAACATCGAATGGATTGACCTCAATGCCTTGTTGTGCCTTTAGTACATACTCTTTGCTGAATAATTCCGGACCCGTCGTGCGGGGAAATCCTTCTTTGAAAAAGGAGTTTTCTTTTAGTGCTGCCAAGAGTTTTTCATTCACTGTACCCTGCTTTGCAAATTGTGCATCTTCATCATATTCTTTTTGGAAATAATGACGGGCAAATGCATCCAGCAAGGTATTGCCGGGTCCTGTATCTGTCACGAATACTTTGTTTGCATCCAGTGATCCCGGCAGGAATGTGAAGTTCGCAATACCACCCATGTTCAGCATGATCCTGTCTTCTCCCTCCTGAGAGAATAAACAATAATCGCCGTACAAGGCAAGTGGTGCGCCCTCTCCTCCTGCTGCAATATGCTTCTGGCGAAAATCACTCAGGGTGATGATGCCAGTTTTTACTGCAATGTGATCCCCATCTCCGATCTGCAAAGTAGCATTTGGAAATGCTGCCTGCTGATGCAATATCTTAGGACTATGATACACTGTTTGTCCGTGTGATGCAATCAGATCGACTGCTGACGGATCTATATTCCATTGCTGTAAGCATTGTAATATCCATGCTGCATGATGATTGGCAATCCATGGATTGAGCAGACAAAGCTGCTGAAAGGAAATGGTTTCCTTTGCAAAGATCTTGCGGATCTCGTCCTTCACTTCGATGGGATACGGTACCGTTTCAAATTGTTCCAGCACTACTTTTGTATCCATACCACTGCCACTGATCGCGCACAATGCCACATCCAGTCCGTCGAGCGATGTACCCGACATCAACCCGATAATACGTCGTACCGGCTTTTGTGTGATGGTAAAAAGTCGTTGTAAATTACTGTTCATGCATCCGGCTTTCAATGGCGGCTCTTACACTGCCATGCTCTTCGATCAGTTGTTTTGCTTTTTCTTCGTCTACTACCAGTTCGCTCATCACCATTCTGATGCCCCTGTCTATCAGTTTATGATTGCTCAATTGCATATCTACCATCTTATTCCCTTTTACCCTGCCCAGTTGTATCATCACGGTGGTAGAGATCATATTCAACACCAGCTTTTGTGCAGTACCTGCTTTCATACGCGTGCTACCTGTCAGGAATTCCGCACCCACCGGCACTTCTATGGGATATTCCACTTCAGCTGCCAATGGGCTGTTCAGGTTACAGGTTATACAGCCAGTCACAATACCCCTGGCACGCATTTGTTGAACCCCACCTATTACATAAGGTGTAGTACCTGAGGCAGCGATACCAATCACTACATCATTCTCATTGATGTGATAGGCATCCAGGTCTTTTGCTGCCTGTTCTTTATCGTCTTCTGCAAACTCTACTGCTTTGCGGATGGCGGTATCACTACCTGCTATCAACCCGATCACCAGATCAAAACCTACTCCAAATGTGGGTGGGCATTCTGATGCATCCAGTATGCCGAGACGCCCGCTGGTACCTGCGCCGATATAAAAAAGGCGACCTCCTTTTTTCATTCGTTCTACAGTAGCTGTTACCAGCTTCTCTATTTGTGGCAGCGACTTTGCAACTGCCTGTGGCACGGTGGCGTCCTCACTGTTAATACCTTCCAGAATGGCTTTTACGCTCATCTTTTCCAGGTTGTTAAAGCGGGAAGACATTTCAGTAGTTAGCATATTATAAAAGTGTTTTTTCTGAGGGTTTTGAGAAGATCCATAATCCGGCGAACATGAGGATACCGTTTATCAGTAGTAGTTCCAATCCTATCTTAAACTCGCCCAGTATTTTTGATTGATATGTATCCAACAACAAACAAACCAATGGTGCTACAACTGCAATAACAGGCACAGCCTTGTCACTGACGCGACGCTTTGTCAATATACCAAAGGAGAATAATCCCAGTAATGGACCGTATGTATAACTCGCTACTGTGAGTATCACACCGATCATACTGGCACTGCTAATCCACTTGAAGACCAATACGAATAGCAGGAAAATGAATGTAAATACCAGGTGCACGCGCTGCCTGGTTGACTTTCTTTGTTTTTCATCGAGTCCCGCATTTCTGTTGATACCCAGAATATCTATACAGTAAGAGGATGTCAATGCCGTGATAGCACCATCTGCACTTGGGAATAAGGCAGAGATCAATGCTACGATAAAGATGATGGACATGTACGCAGGCATGTGGTTCAATGCCAGTGCAGGGAAGAGTTTATCGCCCTTTACATCTACATGCAGTTGCTCTGCATACAGGTATAATAAACCACCTAAGAAGAGGAACAACATTAATACCACCATCAGGATGAGGGATAAGGTCACCACATTCTTCTGTGCATCCTGAAGTCTTTTTACAGAAATGTTTTTCTGCATCATTTCCTGATCCATACCTGTCATGGTGATGGTGATGAACGCCCCACCCAGTATCTGTTTCAGGAAGAAAAGTTTACTATTCGGATCGCCGAAGAAGATGCGGGTCATGCCCTGCTGCGACATTCTGTTCAGACTTTCACCCATACTGATATCCATGGTGTGCAGGATGTATATGGTGCAAAGTACTAACCCCAGCAGCATACAGGTAGTTTGTAAGGTATCAGTATATACAATGGTCTTGACCCCTCCTTCGAAAGTGTAGAGTAAGATCATGACCAGGATCACCAGCGTAGTGACCCAAAATGGAATACCAAACTGATTCATGATAGCTTCCTGCAGAATATTCACGACGAGATACAACCTTGCTGTAGCCCCCAGTGTTCTGGATAATATAAAGAAGGAAGCACCTGTTTTGTAAGAGGCGACACCGAAACGGGTCTGCAAATAATTGTAAATAGAAGTAAGCTTCAACCTGTAATACAAAGGCAACAGGACAAAAGCAATAACCAGGTAACCTAACAGGTACCCGATGGTCACCTGAAAATAGGAGAAGGAATTCTTAGCGACATCCCCGGGTACACTCACAAAAGTGACACCACTGAGGGAGGTACCAATCATCCCAAAGGCAACCAACATCCAATTACTGTTGCGGTTACCAATAAAAAAGGATTCGTTACTGGAATTACGGCCGGTGTACCAGGCTACTACCAATAAAATAATAAAATAGACTACGACAATTGAGAATAAAAGCACTGGTGACATAACCGATAATCAATTTTGGCAGATAAAACCGCATAAAAACGCATTCCCGCAAATAAACTTACAGAGAAAAACGCAAAAAAACTAAAATAATGTGCAAAAAGACGAATAAATTTACATTTATCCTGATTCTACAGACAAAGATAAGTGTATGAAAAAACTATCCATACTATTGCTGCTACTGTTTTTACATCTTTCGGTGACCGCGGACTGGATCCGTATTAATCAGCTCGGATACCGGCCTGCAGGGATGAAAGTAGCTGTTTGGTGCAGTAAGAGCCAAGATACATTAAAAAAATTTGAGGTAGTTGATGTGCTGACTAATAAAGTAGTGTACAGCCATGGGGCCGGAAAAGCCGCGGGGGCATATGGTCCGTTTGCACAAACGTGCAGGTTGGATTTTTCTGCTTTGCAGCGGGCAGGACTATATTATATACAGACGGGGACTACCCGGTCTCCACAGTTTGAGATCAGTGAATCGGTGTACGGGGGTGCAGCGGAATTTTGCCTGCGATATATGCGGCAGCAAAGGAGTGGGTTTAATCCGTTTTTGAAAGATAGCTGTCATACCCATGATGGGTTTACGGTGTATGCACCAAAAGATACGTTTGTAAATGTTTCAGGCGGGTGGCATGATGCCACTGATTATTTGCAATATGCCACTACTTCGGCAAATGCGACTTATCATTTATTAGCCGCTTGCAGAGACTTTCCGGGGGTATTTGGAGATACGGTTCAGGCGAATGGATTGAGTGGCAAAAACGGGCTCTCTGATGCCATGGATGAAGCAAAATGGGGATTGGACTGGTTACTGAAAATGTATCCTGCTGATGACTGGCTGTTTAACCAGATTGGCGATGACAGAGATCATCAGGGGATGCGCTTACCAGGGCAGGATACGAATTTTTATCAGCATGGGCTGCTCAGACCCGTATACTTTTGTTCAGGCCAGCCACAGGGATTGTTGAAATATAAAAACAGGGCTACAGGTGTTGCTTCTACTGCGGGTAAGTTTGCAGGTTGTTTTGCATTAGGATCGCAATTGTTTGCTTCTTCTCTGCTGCGGGATAAGGCGATGGCGGCTTATCAGTTAGGTTTGAAATATCCGGGGGTGTGTCAGACGGCGCCGGGCAGGTCACCTTATTTCTATGAAGAAGATAACTATGCAGATGATATGGAACTGGCAGCAGCCATGTTGTCAAAACCTGCGGAGGCCATGTCTTTTGCAAGAAAGGAGCCGGTTACTCCCTGGTTAGGGCAAGATACAGCCCGGCATTATCAATGGTATCCTTTTATCAATCCCGGTCATTATGAACTGGCCAAACAATTGAAGGGTGCGCAAAGAGACAGCTTAATTCAGTTTTATAAAGAAGGGATTGAACGTGTGTGGCACAAAGCGAATCACAATGCTTTTTATCGTGCCATTCCTTTTATCTGGTGTAGTAATAATTTAACGACGGCATTCACTATTCAATGTTATTGGTACAGGCAACTCAGTGGAGATAATACTTATCTGCCATTGGAACAGGCTTGTTTTGACTGGTTATTTGGTTGTAATCCATGGGGTACTTCTATGGTGTATGGATTGCCAGCGAATGGTGACACCCCTGCTGATCCGCACTCTTCTTTTTCACATTTGAAGCAGTATCCGATTGATGGCGGATTGGTAGATGGTCCTGTGTATACCAGTATTTATATGGGTTTGATCGGCATTCAATTACAGAACGAAGATGAGTATGCTCCTTTTCAGAGTGACCTGGCTGTGTACCACGATGACTTTGGAGATTATAGCACGA is a genomic window of Chitinophaga sp. LS1 containing:
- a CDS encoding anhydro-N-acetylmuramic acid kinase, which translates into the protein MNSNLQRLFTITQKPVRRIIGLMSGTSLDGLDVALCAISGSGMDTKVVLEQFETVPYPIEVKDEIRKIFAKETISFQQLCLLNPWIANHHAAWILQCLQQWNIDPSAVDLIASHGQTVYHSPKILHQQAAFPNATLQIGDGDHIAVKTGIITLSDFRQKHIAAGGEGAPLALYGDYCLFSQEGEDRIMLNMGGIANFTFLPGSLDANKVFVTDTGPGNTLLDAFARHYFQKEYDEDAQFAKQGTVNEKLLAALKENSFFKEGFPRTTGPELFSKEYVLKAQQGIEVNPFDVMATLTQFSADTITDALLSVLDADRSYAVYMSGGGAHNPLLVGLIKARMPHLRINTTSELGIAGDAKEAVLFAILANEAVMGEGINFGKPGMPAITMGKYSFPA
- the murQ gene encoding N-acetylmuramic acid 6-phosphate etherase, with protein sequence MLTTEMSSRFNNLEKMSVKAILEGINSEDATVPQAVAKSLPQIEKLVTATVERMKKGGRLFYIGAGTSGRLGILDASECPPTFGVGFDLVIGLIAGSDTAIRKAVEFAEDDKEQAAKDLDAYHINENDVVIGIAASGTTPYVIGGVQQMRARGIVTGCITCNLNSPLAAEVEYPIEVPVGAEFLTGSTRMKAGTAQKLVLNMISTTVMIQLGRVKGNKMVDMQLSNHKLIDRGIRMVMSELVVDEEKAKQLIEEHGSVRAAIESRMHEQ
- a CDS encoding sodium:solute symporter: MSPVLLFSIVVVYFIILLVVAWYTGRNSSNESFFIGNRNSNWMLVAFGMIGTSLSGVTFVSVPGDVAKNSFSYFQVTIGYLLGYLVIAFVLLPLYYRLKLTSIYNYLQTRFGVASYKTGASFFILSRTLGATARLYLVVNILQEAIMNQFGIPFWVTTLVILVMILLYTFEGGVKTIVYTDTLQTTCMLLGLVLCTIYILHTMDISMGESLNRMSQQGMTRIFFGDPNSKLFFLKQILGGAFITITMTGMDQEMMQKNISVKRLQDAQKNVVTLSLILMVVLMLFLFLGGLLYLYAEQLHVDVKGDKLFPALALNHMPAYMSIIFIVALISALFPSADGAITALTSSYCIDILGINRNAGLDEKQRKSTRQRVHLVFTFIFLLFVLVFKWISSASMIGVILTVASYTYGPLLGLFSFGILTKRRVSDKAVPVIAVVAPLVCLLLDTYQSKILGEFKIGLELLLINGILMFAGLWIFSKPSEKTLL
- a CDS encoding glycoside hydrolase family 9 protein; translation: MKKLSILLLLLFLHLSVTADWIRINQLGYRPAGMKVAVWCSKSQDTLKKFEVVDVLTNKVVYSHGAGKAAGAYGPFAQTCRLDFSALQRAGLYYIQTGTTRSPQFEISESVYGGAAEFCLRYMRQQRSGFNPFLKDSCHTHDGFTVYAPKDTFVNVSGGWHDATDYLQYATTSANATYHLLAACRDFPGVFGDTVQANGLSGKNGLSDAMDEAKWGLDWLLKMYPADDWLFNQIGDDRDHQGMRLPGQDTNFYQHGLLRPVYFCSGQPQGLLKYKNRATGVASTAGKFAGCFALGSQLFASSLLRDKAMAAYQLGLKYPGVCQTAPGRSPYFYEEDNYADDMELAAAMLSKPAEAMSFARKEPVTPWLGQDTARHYQWYPFINPGHYELAKQLKGAQRDSLIQFYKEGIERVWHKANHNAFYRAIPFIWCSNNLTTAFTIQCYWYRQLSGDNTYLPLEQACFDWLFGCNPWGTSMVYGLPANGDTPADPHSSFSHLKQYPIDGGLVDGPVYTSIYMGLIGIQLQNEDEYAPFQSDLAVYHDDFGDYSTNEPTMDGTAVLIYLLAAQESALKGIVRTDTTKKEISLVFTADEFADGLPTITRVLNQQKVKASFFFTGRFYERHDVRTLIKQGHYLGPHSDQHLLYCDWNKRDSLLVTHAQFRDDMLQCLSKMKHAGIDTSGVRYFIPPYEWWNNTIAEWSADMGLQVVNFTPGTGSNADYTYPEMGASYKSSERILQSITQFKGGLNGVILLIHAGTDPRRKDKLYDHLGELITLLKKEGYTFRKINESSLL